The DNA segment TTCCCTCTGTGTTCTCCACGATCTCTGCGGCGCGTGTCTTTACTTGATCGCGACGGTTGAGCTATGGTCCTCAACACTTTCGCCGCCCGGGATGACTGGGTCAAACCTACCGAAAGACGCTGTTCTTCCCTAACGACCATGGGACGCATCTTCGAAACCCGCAAGCACACGATGTTCGCCCGCTGGGACCGCATGGCCAAGCAGTTCACCCGCGTCGGCAAGGATATTGTCATCGCCGTGAAAGCGGGCGGGCCCGATCCCGCGGCCAATCCCCAGTTGCGGCGCGTCATTCAGAACGCGCGCGCGGTCAACATGCCGAAGGACAAGGTCGAGGCGGCAATCAAGCGCGCGGCGGGCGAGGAGGCGACGGATTATGACGAGATCCTCTACGAGGGATACGCCCCGCACGGCGTCGCCGTCCTCGTCGAGGCCGCGACCGATAACCCGACCCGCACCGTCTCGAACCTGCGCAACCACTTCAACAAGGGTGGCGGCAACCTCGCATCGACCGGCAGCGTCAGCTTCCACTTCAAGAGGATGGGTGTGTTCCGCTTCGATCCCGCCGGCATCTACCAGGACGAACTCGAACTCGATCTGATCGACCACGGCCTCGAGGAGATGGGCGAGAGCACGGGCGAGAAGGGTGAGCCGCAGCTCGTGATCCGGTGCGCCTTCGCCGACTTCGGTCGCCTGCAGAAGGCGCTTGAAGACCGCGGTATCAAACCGCTCTCCGCCGAATCCGAGTACCTACCGCAGACCCCGGCCGAGCTGCCGGAGGACAAAGCCAAGGACGTGCTGAAGCTGGTGGACACCCTCGAGCAGGACGACGACGTCCAGAAGGTCTTCCACAGCGTCGGCTGACGACGCTGGCGCGGACGCTAGAACCTTTACAACTTGAAGGGGAGAACTCGTTCCCCATCCGGTTTTGTGGCGGGCTGAGCCCGCTGCTGGTAGGAGAGGCTTCATGGAGACCAAAGTGACCAGGATGCTAGGGATCGATTGTCCCATCCTCGCCTTCACGCACTGTCGCGACGTCGCGGCGGCGGTGACCAATGCGGGCGGCTTAGGCGTGCTGGGGGCGGTGGCCCACACCCCCGAGCAGCTGGACGTCGATCTCAAGTGGATCGCGGAGCAGACGAAGGGGCGGCCCTTCGGCGTCGACTTGCTCATCCCACGGAAGTACGTGGGTGCCGAGGCCGGCGGGATCGATCTCGGTAGCCTCAAGTCGATGGTGCCCGACGCCAACCGGGAATGGATTGACGAGTTGCTCGAGCGCTACAGCGTGCCGCCGCTTCCCCCGCCCTCGCCGGATAGCGACCGGGAGCAGCGGGGCATGGCGGGGTTGCGAGTGGACCCCAAGAGCATGGGTCCGCTGATCGAGGTCTCATTCGCGCACAAGGTGGCCCTGATCGCCTCGGCCTTGGGGACCCCACCGCGTTGGTTGGTCGACAAGGCCCACGCCAACGGCATTCCGGTGGCCGCCCTGGCCGGGCGCATCGAACATGCCGTCGCCCACAAGGAGGGCGGCGTGGATATCGTCATCGCCCAGGGCACGGAAGGCGGCGGACACACGGGGGAGATCGCCACCATGGTCCTCGTGCCCCAGGTGGTCGATGCCATCGCCCCCACCCCGGTGCTCGCCGCTGGCGGCATCGCCTCGGGGCGCCAGATGGCCGCCGCCCTGGCCCTCGGGGCCGAAGGGGTGTGGTGCGGCTCGGTGTGGCTCACGACGCATGAGGCCGAGACGACTCCGGTGATCAAGGAGAAGTTCCTGGCCGCCACGTCCGCCGACACGCGCCGCTCCCGGTCGCTCACCGGCAAGCCGGCGCGCATGCTGCGCAGTGCCTGGACCGACGCCTGGGACGAGCCCGGTGCGCCCGAGCCATTGCCCATGCCCCTGCAGAGCCTGCTGGTGGCGGAGGCGCAGCGCCGCATCCACCGCGTCGCCCACAAAGCTGATTCGAGCGCACGCCCTCTGGTCACCTACTTCGTCGGGCAGGTTGTCGGCCAGATGAATGTGGCCATGTCGACCCGCGACGTAATGCGCGAGATGGTGGAGCAATGCCTCGATGCCATGGAGCGCATGAACGGCCTGCTGCAAAACGACTAGGGCAGCGCCGCTGCGTTTACTTGGCGCGGGAGAGGTATTCGCCGGACTCGGTGTCGACGCGGATTACGTCGCCGACGGCAACGAAGCCGGGGACCTGGACGGTGGCCCCACTCTCGACGGTAGCCGGTTTGAGGACGTTGGTGACCGTAGCGCCCCGGA comes from the Candidatus Binatia bacterium genome and includes:
- a CDS encoding YebC/PmpR family DNA-binding transcriptional regulator is translated as MGRIFETRKHTMFARWDRMAKQFTRVGKDIVIAVKAGGPDPAANPQLRRVIQNARAVNMPKDKVEAAIKRAAGEEATDYDEILYEGYAPHGVAVLVEAATDNPTRTVSNLRNHFNKGGGNLASTGSVSFHFKRMGVFRFDPAGIYQDELELDLIDHGLEEMGESTGEKGEPQLVIRCAFADFGRLQKALEDRGIKPLSAESEYLPQTPAELPEDKAKDVLKLVDTLEQDDDVQKVFHSVG
- a CDS encoding nitronate monooxygenase family protein → METKVTRMLGIDCPILAFTHCRDVAAAVTNAGGLGVLGAVAHTPEQLDVDLKWIAEQTKGRPFGVDLLIPRKYVGAEAGGIDLGSLKSMVPDANREWIDELLERYSVPPLPPPSPDSDREQRGMAGLRVDPKSMGPLIEVSFAHKVALIASALGTPPRWLVDKAHANGIPVAALAGRIEHAVAHKEGGVDIVIAQGTEGGGHTGEIATMVLVPQVVDAIAPTPVLAAGGIASGRQMAAALALGAEGVWCGSVWLTTHEAETTPVIKEKFLAATSADTRRSRSLTGKPARMLRSAWTDAWDEPGAPEPLPMPLQSLLVAEAQRRIHRVAHKADSSARPLVTYFVGQVVGQMNVAMSTRDVMREMVEQCLDAMERMNGLLQND